A single window of Ammospiza caudacuta isolate bAmmCau1 chromosome Z, bAmmCau1.pri, whole genome shotgun sequence DNA harbors:
- the LOC131571288 gene encoding tetraspanin-36-like: MDCGVITSKTVLLLLSLAFWAAAAGLSYVGAYIINTYKSYDNFLQDKYALLPAVIIVCVAVVMFTIGLIGCCATFRESRVGLGLFLAIILVIFIAEVSAFVFGFVYREKVKTDVQGTMRSVFEKYDGQNPESRVVDYLQEQLHCCGVKNYSDWTTSQWFNSTGNNSVPQSCCQQEAKNCTGHLDQPQELNTRGCAQELESGLQSVISYAMLVILGFAIVKFFGMLSVCVLTCKKEESGYQPLNSWVFA, translated from the exons ATGGACTGCGGAGTCATCACCTCCAAgaccgtgctgctgctgctcagcctcgCCTTCTGG GCGGCAGCAGCAGGCCTCAGCTATGTCGGGGCGTACATCATCAACACCTACAAGAGCTACGACAACTTTCTGCAGGACAAGTACGCCCTGCTGCCGGCCGTGATCATCGTTTGCGTGGCCGTGGTGATGTTCACCATCGGGCTGATCGGCTGCTGCGCCACCTTCCGCGAGTCCCGGGTCGGCCTGGGGCTG ttcttgGCCATTATCCTGGTTATCTTCATTGCAGAAGTGTCCGCTTTTGTCTTTGGATTTGTTTACAGAGAAAAG GTAAAAACTGATGTGCAAGGTACAATGCGCTCCGTCTTTGAGAAGTATGATGGCCAAAACCCAGAGTCTAGGGTTGTGGATTACTTGCAAGAACag CTTCACTGCTGCGGGGTTAAGAACTACAGCGACTGGACCACCAGCCAGTGGTTTAATTCCACTGGGAACAACAGTgttcctcagagctgctgccagcaagagGCCAAGAACTGCACCGGGCACCTGGATCAGCCGCAGGAGCTCAACACACGG ggctgtgctcaggaaCTGGAGTCTGGGCTGCAGAGTGTTATCAGCTATGCCATGCTTGTAATCCTGGGGTTTGCCATTGTAAAG TTCTTCGGCATGCTGAGTGTCTGTGTGCTTACTtgcaagaaagaagaaagtggATATCAGCCTCTTAACTCATGGGTGTTTGCCTAA